In Nitrososphaerota archaeon, one genomic interval encodes:
- a CDS encoding CBS domain-containing protein, translating to MSGVRGWGSGLASEPMIRTKILVREVMNSPVITSEIDESVREAAKKMARFKIGSVVVTEKGKPIGIVTEGDIVRKVVAEDLKPSRVKVGDIASKPLHTIDAGSDITEAAKSMRRLNIKKLGVVYKNELVGIVTTSDLNAVTPELVGLLSEKVRITTGESLRVKSPLAGYCDSCGEWSDTLIEIDGRFLCEDCRSEVSQEPAELPAEE from the coding sequence GTGTCTGGTGTTAGGGGGTGGGGTAGCGGATTGGCTTCGGAGCCGATGATCAGGACAAAGATCCTCGTAAGGGAGGTTATGAACAGCCCAGTGATAACGTCTGAGATCGATGAGTCGGTGAGGGAAGCCGCTAAGAAGATGGCTCGCTTTAAGATAGGTAGTGTTGTTGTTACTGAGAAAGGTAAGCCGATAGGGATAGTGACGGAAGGGGATATTGTGAGGAAGGTTGTTGCTGAAGACCTTAAACCGAGCAGAGTGAAGGTAGGCGACATCGCCTCTAAACCTCTCCACACAATCGACGCTGGAAGTGACATAACTGAGGCGGCGAAGAGTATGCGTAGGCTAAACATAAAGAAGCTCGGTGTAGTCTACAAGAATGAGCTTGTGGGCATAGTGACTACCTCAGACCTAAATGCGGTTACACCAGAGCTTGTAGGCTTGCTGTCAGAGAAGGTGAGGATAACAACAGGTGAGTCTCTCAGGGTCAAAAGCCCTCTTGCGGGGTACTGCGACTCCTGTGGTGAATGGTCTGACACACTTATCGAAATAGATGGTAGATTTCTCTGTGAAGATTGTAGAAGTGAAGTTTCACAAGAACCCGCTGAGCTGCCTGCTGAAGAGTAG
- a CDS encoding CBS domain-containing protein, whose amino-acid sequence MTPIVAVVSPSDTLAAVRNVMLRKRVGRVPVLDDGGRLVGIISRTDLALALKLGGPPWRRRPLEYTSVWEVMSKPVLTITPNEPICKAARIMLDNGVTGLPVVEEDKVIGMISTSDLTRCLMEHGDPSKKVKECMCGEVAVVKPLYTLNRVIKVLVETPSHRVVVVDAEGRPIGMITPTDLAFVQVAPPKKRGGIIYDDGAPQPTRRMKYLALAYAKDVMKSPLHYISEEASVVDAASLMSSARIGGLPVLDKRKNLCGLFSKLEVLKLVKDLEA is encoded by the coding sequence ATGACGCCCATCGTAGCCGTAGTCTCCCCCTCTGATACGCTTGCAGCGGTTAGGAATGTTATGCTTAGGAAGCGTGTGGGGAGGGTGCCTGTTCTAGATGATGGGGGTAGGCTAGTGGGCATAATCAGCCGAACCGATCTAGCCTTAGCGCTTAAACTGGGTGGACCACCTTGGCGCCGAAGACCCCTTGAATACACCAGTGTGTGGGAGGTTATGTCGAAACCAGTCTTAACCATTACACCTAATGAACCAATCTGTAAGGCGGCTAGGATTATGCTGGATAACGGAGTAACAGGGCTTCCTGTAGTGGAGGAGGACAAGGTTATCGGGATGATTTCAACCAGTGATCTTACAAGGTGTTTGATGGAGCATGGCGACCCCTCTAAGAAGGTTAAGGAGTGTATGTGTGGTGAGGTAGCAGTAGTAAAGCCGCTCTATACCCTCAACCGCGTGATCAAGGTGCTTGTAGAGACGCCTAGCCACAGAGTCGTGGTTGTTGATGCTGAGGGTAGACCTATCGGTATGATCACACCAACCGATCTAGCCTTTGTGCAAGTAGCGCCACCAAAGAAGAGAGGCGGCATAATCTACGATGATGGAGCGCCTCAACCTACTAGAAGGATGAAGTATCTTGCTCTAGCATACGCTAAGGATGTTATGAAGAGCCCGCTCCACTATATCTCAGAGGAGGCTTCGGTGGTGGATGCTGCATCACTTATGAGCAGCGCAAGGATAGGTGGGTTGCCGGTATTGGATAAGAGGAAGAACCTCTGTGGGCTCTTCTCCAAGTTGGAGGTTTTAAAGCTTGTCAAAGACCTCGAGGCTTGA
- a CDS encoding CBS domain-containing protein, translated as MSKTSRLEATRVSELHLEPSYIVSKAQKISVAIELMRRYNVDRVVVVSDSKVVGVVTLKDVFSKLSSKRMRGLSPTSLSVAAFTSPNIITAQPEERAQEAAEKMLRHNVSALPVVGDDGAVKGLVTKLLLIPLMSKSNLCCKEFATPSYLTISLKSKLSAALEKLSKTPVRDLIVVEADRPLGVIGEREAAFTLFNLLRIDQIRHFDTFIKRLLVVDAMRRLNVALSGEESLREAARVMRSSGANTLPLVKEDRVVGVVNRDNIFERLLQLEGR; from the coding sequence TTGTCAAAGACCTCGAGGCTTGAAGCCACTAGGGTTTCTGAGCTGCACCTAGAGCCTAGTTATATTGTGAGTAAGGCTCAGAAGATTTCGGTCGCTATAGAGTTGATGAGGCGGTATAATGTAGATAGGGTGGTAGTAGTCTCAGATTCTAAGGTTGTGGGTGTAGTTACGTTAAAGGATGTCTTCTCTAAACTCTCCTCTAAAAGGATGAGGGGGCTCTCACCGACATCGCTCTCTGTCGCAGCCTTCACCTCACCTAACATAATTACCGCACAGCCAGAGGAGAGAGCCCAAGAGGCTGCGGAGAAGATGCTGAGGCATAATGTGTCTGCGCTTCCAGTAGTTGGGGATGATGGTGCGGTGAAGGGGTTGGTGACTAAGCTACTCCTCATTCCACTTATGTCAAAATCTAACCTATGCTGTAAAGAGTTTGCAACCCCTTCTTACCTAACCATAAGCCTAAAGTCTAAGCTCTCAGCCGCTCTTGAGAAGCTTAGCAAAACACCTGTTCGAGACCTTATTGTGGTTGAGGCTGATAGACCGCTTGGGGTTATCGGTGAGCGTGAGGCTGCTTTCACCCTATTTAACCTCCTTAGGATCGATCAGATAAGGCACTTCGACACATTCATCAAGAGGTTGCTCGTGGTAGATGCGATGAGGAGGCTCAACGTAGCGTTAAGCGGGGAAGAGAGTTTAAGGGAGGCTGCTAGGGTTATGAGGAGCAGCGGAGCCAACACCCTTCCACTCGTCAAAGAGGACAGAGTGGTTGGTGTGGTTAATAGGGATAATATTTTTGAGAGGCTCCTGCAGCTGGAGGGGAGGTAA
- a CDS encoding TIGR00296 family protein — protein MAGLSDEDGYLLVKTARRAAEEYVVNGRRLKLDEDFRRRFGEKRGVFVTINAVKGREHELRGCIGLVQPNIPLSEALVEAAISAATSDPRFEPVRAEEFSNLIFEVSVLTKPERLKATSPKEYPNLIKIGRDGLIVEYRFLSGLLLPQVPVEEGWDAEQFLSYACMKAGAPPDVWLLPETRIYRFEAEVFSEEEPNGKVVRRRLI, from the coding sequence ATGGCTGGTCTTAGTGATGAAGATGGCTACCTCTTAGTTAAGACCGCTAGGCGAGCAGCAGAAGAATACGTAGTTAATGGTAGGAGGTTAAAGTTGGATGAGGATTTTCGCAGAAGGTTCGGCGAGAAACGTGGGGTATTCGTCACGATAAACGCGGTAAAGGGTAGGGAGCATGAGTTAAGAGGGTGCATAGGTTTGGTTCAACCCAACATACCGTTGAGTGAGGCGCTGGTGGAAGCGGCTATAAGCGCTGCTACATCAGACCCACGCTTCGAACCAGTTAGAGCAGAAGAGTTCAGCAACCTTATCTTTGAGGTTAGCGTCTTGACGAAGCCAGAAAGGCTCAAAGCTACGTCACCCAAAGAGTACCCCAACCTGATAAAGATAGGTAGAGATGGTTTGATCGTCGAATACAGGTTTCTGAGCGGACTCCTACTACCACAAGTCCCTGTGGAGGAGGGTTGGGATGCTGAGCAGTTCCTCTCCTACGCTTGTATGAAGGCGGGTGCACCCCCAGATGTCTGGCTTCTCCCAGAAACGAGGATCTACCGTTTCGAGGCAGAGGTCTTTAGTGAAGAGGAGCCGAATGGTAAGGTTGTTAGGAGAAGGCTGATTTGA
- the asnS gene encoding asparagine--tRNA ligase: protein MSLVEVSEAFRLADGSGVKIRGWVASKSEVGGIIFLTVRDGTGYIQAAGKRGVVKEEVFQSLKRVTKESAVEIEGVIREDKRAPKGREVALNSFNIIALADKWPITKSAVKSPAFLYDYRHLSIRGRKASAVMKIRWGVIRAAIEFFTERGYWLISAPTIVQSACEGGATLFELDYFGKKAYLSQSAQFYEEAAICSLGKVFVIQPAFRAEKSKTAKHLTEFWMIEAEKAFMDQEENMKLQEDLITYICRKVAQEYKSELEVLGREFVPPEPPFPRMTYDYVLEFAREHNLEFKWGEDIPTPVETLLSRSQTKPFFITDYPLSARSFYHMTKPNDDKITLSADLIAPEGHGEIATGGQRIHDYQTLLKRIESQDLPKESFSWYLELRRYGMPPHSGFGVGVERLTKWITGLKHIRAASLFPRTPTRVNP, encoded by the coding sequence TTGAGCTTAGTAGAGGTCTCTGAAGCCTTTAGGTTGGCTGATGGATCTGGGGTTAAGATCAGAGGCTGGGTGGCTTCAAAGTCAGAAGTGGGTGGCATAATCTTCCTAACAGTAAGGGACGGCACAGGTTACATACAAGCAGCTGGCAAGAGAGGAGTAGTTAAAGAAGAGGTCTTTCAGAGCCTTAAGCGTGTCACAAAAGAGTCTGCTGTCGAGATAGAGGGGGTTATACGTGAAGATAAGCGGGCGCCGAAAGGTAGGGAAGTAGCTCTAAATTCATTCAACATAATCGCTTTGGCTGATAAGTGGCCTATAACCAAGAGCGCCGTTAAATCCCCAGCCTTCCTCTACGACTATAGGCACCTTTCGATAAGAGGGCGTAAAGCCTCGGCGGTGATGAAGATAAGATGGGGTGTCATAAGAGCCGCTATAGAATTCTTCACAGAAAGGGGCTACTGGCTGATAAGCGCACCTACCATAGTCCAGTCTGCGTGTGAAGGCGGCGCTACACTCTTTGAGCTCGACTATTTCGGTAAGAAGGCTTATCTAAGCCAGAGCGCTCAATTTTATGAAGAGGCTGCGATCTGCTCGCTAGGTAAGGTCTTCGTAATTCAACCAGCTTTTAGAGCGGAGAAGTCCAAGACAGCCAAGCACCTAACCGAATTCTGGATGATAGAAGCTGAGAAGGCGTTTATGGATCAAGAGGAGAACATGAAGCTGCAAGAAGACCTTATCACATACATCTGCAGAAAGGTAGCGCAAGAATATAAGAGTGAGCTCGAGGTGCTTGGGCGCGAGTTTGTCCCGCCTGAGCCGCCTTTCCCAAGAATGACCTATGACTATGTTTTAGAGTTCGCTAGAGAGCACAATCTGGAGTTCAAGTGGGGTGAGGATATACCTACTCCAGTGGAGACGCTTCTATCAAGAAGCCAAACTAAACCGTTCTTTATAACTGATTATCCTCTTAGCGCAAGAAGCTTCTACCATATGACGAAGCCTAACGACGATAAGATCACGCTTTCAGCAGATCTTATCGCACCTGAAGGACACGGGGAGATAGCTACAGGTGGGCAGAGGATACACGACTACCAGACCCTACTTAAGAGAATAGAATCCCAAGACCTACCAAAAGAGAGCTTCAGCTGGTACCTTGAGCTAAGAAGATATGGTATGCCACCACACTCAGGCTTCGGAGTTGGTGTGGAGCGGCTTACTAAGTGGATTACAGGGCTAAAACACATAAGGGCTGCAAGCCTATTCCCACGCACACCAACAAGAGTCAACCCATAG
- a CDS encoding putative hydroxymethylpyrimidine transporter CytX has protein sequence MKIRKPPEWGITPVPQSQRVLRAIDLAVFWTSLGTGLLVYQAGALLVPSLDFLTSLIVITAGTLIGTLPLALAGMIGGKDGVPTMVSLRPSFGIRGSYFPTWLNVVQLIGWGTLEIAVMAKAGDLISSTTAGFSAYWLWVIVFTIFTILMGIGGPLLVVKQWLERFAFWLLYGSAAWVTFWALQNGGLSRVVGAKAEGGLPLLLALDLVIAMPLSWMPLAADYNRFASTPKGGFLGTYIGFAVGNIVGYAIGSILILATGSADIVGSFGYLFLGAPALLLILVYELDNCFADVYSAAVSVQNNLPKLKQWVLILLIGGICAALALFINIENYIWFLLWIGATFSPIFGVVLSHYYILAKQKIDVEQLYTKGGDYWYSKGVNISAIASWAAGFVVYIIITTYLSWLGATIPSMLTAAALNIALAKVQKRIQVVARRT, from the coding sequence ATGAAGATTCGCAAGCCTCCGGAGTGGGGTATAACCCCAGTCCCACAAAGCCAAAGAGTGCTTCGCGCCATAGATCTAGCGGTCTTCTGGACTAGCCTAGGTACTGGGCTACTGGTGTATCAAGCCGGCGCTTTACTTGTCCCCTCCCTAGACTTCTTAACCTCACTCATAGTGATCACAGCGGGCACACTCATAGGAACCCTACCACTTGCTTTAGCCGGTATGATAGGCGGTAAGGATGGCGTACCAACCATGGTCTCACTTCGCCCATCTTTCGGCATAAGGGGCTCCTATTTCCCGACTTGGCTTAACGTAGTTCAGCTCATAGGCTGGGGTACGCTGGAGATAGCGGTGATGGCGAAGGCAGGAGACTTAATCTCATCGACTACAGCAGGCTTCTCAGCCTACTGGCTCTGGGTGATAGTCTTCACCATCTTCACAATACTCATGGGGATAGGTGGTCCGCTGCTCGTAGTTAAGCAGTGGCTCGAGAGATTCGCCTTCTGGCTGCTCTACGGCTCAGCGGCTTGGGTAACCTTCTGGGCTCTTCAGAACGGAGGGTTAAGCAGAGTTGTTGGCGCTAAAGCTGAGGGTGGGCTTCCTCTTCTCTTGGCGCTTGACCTCGTTATAGCTATGCCACTCTCTTGGATGCCGCTAGCGGCAGACTACAATAGGTTTGCAAGCACGCCGAAAGGAGGGTTTCTAGGCACCTACATAGGGTTCGCGGTCGGTAACATAGTAGGCTACGCGATAGGCAGCATACTTATCCTAGCAACAGGCTCAGCAGACATAGTAGGCTCATTCGGCTACCTCTTTCTAGGCGCACCAGCTCTACTACTCATCCTCGTCTATGAGTTGGATAACTGCTTTGCAGACGTGTATTCAGCAGCGGTATCTGTGCAGAACAACCTACCTAAGCTGAAGCAGTGGGTACTCATACTGCTGATCGGAGGCATATGCGCAGCCCTAGCCCTCTTCATCAACATCGAAAACTACATCTGGTTCCTCTTGTGGATAGGAGCTACCTTCTCACCGATCTTCGGGGTTGTACTGAGCCACTACTACATCCTAGCGAAGCAGAAGATAGATGTGGAGCAGCTCTACACCAAAGGGGGCGACTACTGGTATAGCAAGGGTGTTAACATCTCGGCAATAGCCTCTTGGGCAGCAGGCTTCGTGGTCTACATAATTATAACAACCTACTTATCTTGGCTAGGCGCTACTATACCCAGTATGCTCACAGCAGCAGCCCTCAACATAGCCCTAGCAAAAGTCCAGAAACGCATCCAAGTAGTAGCGAGGCGAACATAA